From Deinococcota bacterium:
GCGCCACCGAGACGGGAAAGCGCGCCTTGAGCCTCTCGGCGACGGGCTTGATGAGCGCGCGCTTCTCCTTCAAGCTGCGCGCCCAGGGCGTCTCGAGGCGAGCGAGATAGACGCCGATGTAGACGTTGCTGGACATCAGGTTGAAATCAAGGATTGAACGGGGAAAGGTTCACCGTTGACTCTCGGGTTGGCATTGTTCATCGTGCTCCCTTACGCCCTATCCCCTCGAGCCCAGGACGCGCCCGTAGAGGCGCAGCGAGGTCTCGCCGTAGCCGGCCTCGCGCAGGACCTGGGCCGCTTTCTCGTCGCTCTCGGGCACGGTCGCGATGAGGTCGTAGACGGCGGCGTCGTAGGCGCTCTTGGTGACCGCCTCGACGAGCGCCTTGAGGACGGCGGTCGGCGCGTCTCCTGCGCTGTCCATAGCCGCCAGGCGGCTCAGATAGACGGTCGGGCGGGTGCCGTTCCACACCGCCTGGGCGAGGGCGAAACCCCTCGCCTCGCCCCCCAGATAGGCGGCAAAGGCGTGGCCCGCGCGCAGAAAAAAGGCCAGGCTGCTCCGGGTCAGGGC
This genomic window contains:
- a CDS encoding DUF1999 family protein codes for the protein MAGLVTAGLVGARPLGEDDGEALAPIDQAYALRYELEPALTRSSLAFFLRAGHAFAAYLGGEARGFALAQAVWNGTRPTVYLSRLAAMDSAGDAPTAVLKALVEAVTKSAYDAAVYDLIATVPESDEKAAQVLREAGYGETSLRLYGRVLGSRG